A region from the Felis catus isolate Fca126 chromosome F1, F.catus_Fca126_mat1.0, whole genome shotgun sequence genome encodes:
- the G0S2 gene encoding G0/G1 switch protein 2: METVQELIPLAREMMAQKPNRKLVKLYVLGSVLAFFGVVIGLVETVCSPFTAASRLRDREAAVAELQAARERKVLETQAPLEKGKRQEAVLCSRALSNRLHAS; this comes from the coding sequence ATGGAAACCGTGCAGGAGCTAATCCCGCTGGCCAGGGAGATGATGGCCCAGAAGCCCAATCGGAAGCTGGTGAAGCTGTACGTGCTGGGCAGCGTGCTGGCCTTCTTCGGCGTGGTGATCGGCCTGGTGGAGACTGTGTGCAGCCCCTTCACCGCCGCCAGCCGCCTGCGGGACAGGGAGGCAGCGGTGGCCGAGCTGCAGGCCGCCCGGGAACGGAAGGTCCTGGAGACCCAGGCCCCGCTAGAGAAAGGCAAGCGGCAGGAGGCCGTCCTCTGCAGCCGGGCGCTCTCCAACCGGCTGCACGCCTCCTAG